In Candidatus Dormiibacterota bacterium, a genomic segment contains:
- a CDS encoding molybdopterin cofactor-binding domain-containing protein produces MSAPPRRRHGAQAGPSRVDARLKVTGAAGYTAEIRVEGLAHGVIVGSRIARGRVEAVDITAAEAAGGVLAVFSPERPLPERGTLTPAGFLDRSLHLVNGRTVDHFGQPVALVVAETFEQAVHAASLVAVRYRDDLARTRFDAAAAVTPETFAGAPAVYRRGDVDAALEAAEVRVEAAYTIPMHHHAAIEPHATMAVWDGPHRLTVHDPSQGVAEVADRLAPLLGIPAANIRVLTQFIGGGFGSKGSVWDHTVLAALAARELGRPVRVVLDRRQLFDLTGHRARSWQRVTLGAAGDGVVSGLRHEVVDAVAAHDGYGDPAGVGTRMLYAVPHLETVHRQVAMHLPAATFMRAPGEAPGSFALECALDELAAATGVDPVELRLRNHADHDPENGRPWSSKRLR; encoded by the coding sequence GTGAGCGCGCCGCCGCGCCGGCGGCACGGCGCCCAGGCCGGGCCGTCGCGGGTGGACGCCCGCCTCAAGGTCACCGGCGCCGCCGGCTACACCGCCGAGATCCGGGTCGAGGGGCTCGCCCACGGGGTGATCGTCGGCAGCCGCATCGCCCGCGGCCGCGTCGAGGCGGTCGACATCACCGCCGCCGAGGCGGCCGGGGGCGTGCTCGCCGTCTTCTCGCCGGAGCGGCCGCTGCCCGAGCGGGGCACGCTGACCCCCGCGGGCTTCCTCGACCGCAGCCTCCACCTCGTCAACGGGCGGACCGTCGACCACTTCGGCCAGCCCGTCGCCCTGGTGGTGGCGGAGACCTTCGAGCAGGCCGTCCACGCCGCCTCGCTGGTGGCCGTCCGGTACCGCGACGACCTGGCGCGCACCCGCTTCGACGCCGCCGCAGCGGTCACCCCCGAGACCTTCGCCGGCGCCCCCGCGGTGTACCGCCGCGGCGACGTCGACGCCGCCCTCGAGGCCGCCGAGGTCCGGGTCGAGGCCGCCTACACGATCCCCATGCACCACCACGCCGCGATCGAGCCCCACGCCACCATGGCGGTCTGGGACGGCCCCCACCGGCTCACCGTCCACGACCCCTCCCAGGGCGTGGCCGAGGTCGCCGACCGTCTCGCCCCCCTGCTCGGCATCCCCGCCGCGAACATCCGCGTGCTCACCCAGTTCATCGGCGGCGGCTTCGGCTCCAAGGGCTCGGTCTGGGATCACACCGTGCTCGCCGCCCTCGCCGCCCGCGAGCTCGGCCGGCCGGTCCGCGTCGTCCTCGACCGGCGGCAGCTCTTCGACCTCACCGGGCACCGCGCCCGCAGCTGGCAGCGGGTGACCCTCGGCGCCGCCGGCGACGGGGTGGTGAGCGGGCTCCGCCACGAGGTGGTGGACGCCGTCGCCGCCCACGACGGCTACGGCGACCCCGCCGGGGTGGGGACTCGCATGCTCTACGCCGTCCCCCACCTCGAGACCGTGCACCGCCAGGTCGCGATGCACCTGCCCGCGGCCACCTTCATGCGGGCACCGGGCGAGGCTCCGGGCAGCTTCGCCCTGGAGTGCGCCCTCGACGAGCTCGCCGCCGCCACCGGCGTCGACCCCGTCGAGCTGCGCCTCCGCAACCACGCCGACCACGACCCCGAGAACGGGCGGCCGTGGTCGAGCAAGCGGCTGCGGGA
- a CDS encoding xanthine dehydrogenase family protein subunit M, translating into MRPIRHLAVGSEEAALAALAGHPGDAAWLAGGTNLLDMLKLDVETAAVLVDINALPLRGIDELDGGGLRIGALARISDVAHHPAVRGRFPMLSEALLAGASAQLRNMATVGGNLMQRTRCSYFRDTAMPCNRREPGSGCGARDGVHRGHAVLGTSPACIAVHPSDMCVALAALGATVSVRGPGGGRSVPVTELHLLPGDHPERETALARGELITAVEIPPLPWAAGSRYLKVGDRASFAFALVSAAVALDLDGGSVRDARVALGGVGTVPWRSFEAEAALRGRAADGETFALAAAAALRPAAPIRDNVFKVELARRVLVRCLGTVAAAAGGRA; encoded by the coding sequence GTGAGGCCGATCCGGCACCTGGCGGTGGGGAGCGAGGAGGCGGCGCTCGCCGCCCTGGCGGGCCACCCCGGCGACGCGGCCTGGCTGGCGGGCGGGACCAACCTCCTCGACATGCTCAAGCTCGACGTCGAGACCGCGGCGGTGCTGGTGGACATCAACGCGCTGCCGCTGCGCGGCATCGACGAGCTCGACGGCGGCGGCCTGCGCATCGGCGCCCTGGCGCGGATCAGCGACGTCGCCCACCACCCTGCGGTGCGGGGGCGGTTCCCGATGCTCTCCGAGGCGCTGCTCGCGGGCGCGTCGGCGCAGCTGCGCAACATGGCCACGGTCGGCGGGAACCTGATGCAGCGCACCCGCTGCAGCTACTTCCGCGACACCGCCATGCCCTGCAACCGCCGCGAGCCCGGCTCCGGGTGCGGAGCCCGCGACGGCGTCCACCGCGGCCACGCCGTCCTCGGCACCAGCCCGGCCTGCATCGCCGTGCATCCCTCGGACATGTGCGTGGCGCTGGCGGCGCTCGGCGCCACCGTGTCGGTGCGCGGCCCCGGCGGGGGGCGCAGCGTTCCCGTCACCGAGCTGCACCTGCTCCCCGGCGACCATCCCGAGCGCGAGACCGCGCTGGCCCGCGGCGAGCTGATCACCGCGGTCGAGATCCCGCCGCTGCCCTGGGCGGCGGGCTCGCGCTACCTCAAGGTGGGCGATCGCGCCTCGTTCGCGTTCGCCCTGGTCTCGGCGGCGGTGGCCCTCGACCTCGACGGCGGCAGCGTGCGCGACGCCCGGGTCGCCCTCGGCGGGGTGGGCACGGTGCCCTGGCGGTCGTTCGAGGCCGAGGCGGCGCTGCGCGGCCGCGCAGCGGACGGCGAGACCTTCGCCCTCGCCGCCGCCGCCGCGCTGCGGCCCGCCGCCCCGATCCGCGACAACGTCTTCAAGGTGGAGCTGGCCCGCCGCGTCCTGGTGCGCTGCCTGGGCACGGTGGCCGCGGCCGCCGGAGGGCGGGCGTGA
- a CDS encoding S-adenosylmethionine:tRNA ribosyltransferase-isomerase, producing the protein MLAVPPRQRASAPPELRGLRRDGVRLCVVERAARAVVHTTVARLGDHLGAGDLLVVNSSRTIPATLRGARADGGAVEIRPWVRRGQSWDALAVGVTPPHAPVPLREGERLRLPGGLTALVTGRRADVPLVWRLELEGAGGLETLLAHGRPIRYSYAGEGIAAEHDQTVYATHPGSAETPSAGRVLSWELLLGLRARGVEVADIVLHTGLSSTQDDAVDATHPLLEEWFSVGPGAAAAINRAGRVVAVGTTVVRALESAAGGRRRVLPARGWTGLAVTPGHRMRAVDSLLTGLHEPGASHLDIVAAAVPAPLLERAHAEMLQRGYLWHEFGDSMLVL; encoded by the coding sequence ATGCTCGCCGTCCCCCCGCGCCAGCGCGCCTCGGCGCCGCCCGAGCTGCGCGGCCTCCGCCGCGACGGGGTGCGGCTCTGCGTCGTCGAACGGGCGGCGCGGGCGGTGGTCCACACCACCGTCGCGCGGCTCGGCGACCACCTCGGCGCCGGCGACCTGCTGGTGGTGAACAGCAGCCGCACCATCCCCGCCACCCTGCGCGGCGCTCGCGCCGACGGCGGCGCCGTCGAGATCCGTCCCTGGGTGCGGCGGGGGCAGAGCTGGGACGCGCTCGCCGTCGGCGTCACCCCTCCCCACGCCCCGGTGCCGCTGCGCGAGGGCGAGCGGCTGCGCCTCCCCGGCGGCCTCACCGCGCTGGTCACCGGCCGCCGTGCCGACGTCCCGCTGGTCTGGCGGCTGGAGCTCGAGGGCGCCGGCGGGCTCGAGACCCTGCTCGCCCACGGGCGCCCGATCCGCTACTCGTACGCCGGCGAGGGCATCGCCGCCGAGCACGACCAGACCGTCTACGCCACCCACCCGGGCTCGGCGGAGACCCCCTCGGCGGGCCGGGTGCTGAGCTGGGAGCTGCTCCTCGGGCTCCGCGCACGCGGCGTGGAGGTCGCCGACATCGTCCTCCACACCGGCCTCAGCTCCACCCAGGACGACGCCGTCGACGCCACCCATCCGCTCCTCGAGGAGTGGTTCTCGGTGGGCCCGGGCGCCGCCGCGGCGATCAACCGGGCGGGCCGGGTCGTCGCCGTCGGCACCACCGTGGTCCGTGCCCTGGAGAGCGCCGCCGGCGGCCGGCGGCGGGTGCTGCCCGCCCGGGGCTGGACCGGCCTCGCGGTCACCCCGGGGCACCGGATGCGCGCCGTCGATTCGCTGCTCACCGGCCTCCACGAGCCCGGCGCGTCGCACCTCGACATCGTCGCCGCCGCGGTCCCGGCGCCGCTGCTCGAGCGCGCCCACGCCGAGATGCTCCAGCGCGGCTACCTCTGGCACGAGTTCGGCGACTCCATGCTGGTGCTGTGA
- a CDS encoding SDR family oxidoreductase, protein MGSLDGQAALITGASRGLGRALALSFAREGAVLALCGRRIAPLEEVVAEVCAAGVRAVVISADLGIARDVERVAATALDHLGAVDILVNNASDLGTVPLAHLTDASSEALQRALDVNVLGAFRLTRAVIGGMLLRGRGVVVNITSDAAVVGYPGWGVYGASKAALEGLTRSWAAELEGSGVRVIAVDPGDMDTDMHRAADPDADPATLRDPVEVAEAILRLVAAPAEVATRTVAALS, encoded by the coding sequence ATGGGATCGCTCGACGGACAGGCCGCCCTCATCACCGGCGCTTCGCGGGGCCTCGGCCGCGCCCTGGCGCTGAGCTTCGCCCGGGAGGGAGCCGTGCTGGCCCTCTGCGGGCGCCGCATCGCTCCGCTCGAGGAGGTGGTCGCGGAGGTCTGCGCCGCCGGCGTTCGGGCGGTGGTGATCAGCGCCGACCTCGGCATCGCCCGCGACGTCGAGCGGGTCGCCGCCACCGCGCTCGACCACCTCGGAGCTGTGGACATCCTCGTCAACAACGCCTCCGACCTCGGCACCGTGCCGCTCGCCCACCTCACCGACGCCAGCAGCGAGGCGCTGCAGCGGGCGCTCGACGTCAACGTGCTCGGCGCCTTCCGGCTCACCCGCGCCGTGATCGGCGGCATGCTGCTGCGCGGCCGCGGCGTGGTGGTGAACATCACCTCCGACGCCGCCGTCGTAGGCTATCCCGGCTGGGGCGTGTACGGCGCCTCCAAGGCCGCGCTCGAGGGGCTGACCCGCAGCTGGGCGGCGGAGCTGGAGGGCAGCGGGGTGCGGGTGATCGCCGTCGACCCCGGCGACATGGACACCGACATGCACCGCGCCGCCGACCCCGACGCCGACCCGGCCACGCTGCGCGACCCCGTCGAGGTCGCCGAGGCCATCCTCCGCCTGGTCGCCGCGCCCGCGGAGGTCGCGACCCGGACGGTGGCGGCGCTCTCGTGA